The proteins below come from a single Molothrus ater isolate BHLD 08-10-18 breed brown headed cowbird chromosome 3, BPBGC_Mater_1.1, whole genome shotgun sequence genomic window:
- the TENT5A gene encoding terminal nucleotidyltransferase 5A isoform X1: MPLLCRRRLWKSRSGAEQRKPHGPGSSASAWRGALAKFRRSGGEREAPGGRRGAGAVPGSSPGRRRPLTMADDEKAGGSSADGGESAHCNVLSWEQVQRLDRILSETIPIHGRGNFPTLAMQPRQIVKVVRSRLEEKGIGLRDVRLNGSAASHVLHQDSGLGYKDLDLIFCADLKGEAEFQTVKDVVLDCLLDFLPEGVNKEKITPLTLKEAYVQKMVKVCNDSDRWSLISLSNNSGKNVELKFVDSLRRQFEFSVDSFQIKLDSLLLFYECSENPMTETFHPTIIGESVYGDFQEAFDHLCNKIIATRNPEEIRGGGLLKYCNLLVRGFRAASESEIKSLQRYMCSRFFIDFSDIGEQQRKLESYLQNHFVGLEDRKYDYLMTLHGVVNESTVCLMGHERRQTLNLITMLAIRVLAEQNIIPNVANVTCYYQPAPYVADANFSNYYIAQVQTVFPCQQHTYSTWLPCN; encoded by the exons ATGCCGCTGCTCTGCCGCAGGCGGCTCTGGAAATCTCGGTCAGGAGCCGAGCAGCGCAAACCACACGGCCCGGGATCCTCGGCATCTGCTTGGAGAGGGGCTCTTGCCAAATTCCGTCGCTCTG GCGGAGAGAGAGAGGCCCCGGGGGGCCGGCGGGGAGCCGGAGCGGTGCCTGGATCCAGCccggggaggcggcggccgcTCACCATGGCAGACGATGAGAAGGCCGGCGGGAGTTCCGCGGACGGCGGCGAGAGCGCGCACTGCAAcgtgctgagctgggagcaaGTGCAGCGTCTGGACCGCATCCTCAGCGAAACCATCCCCATCCACGGCCGCGGTAACTTCCCCACGCTGGCCATGCAGCCTCGGCAGATCGTCAAGGTGGTGCGGAGCCGGCTGGAAGAGAAGGGCATCGGCCTGCGGGACGTGCGGCTGAACGGCTCGGCCGCCAGCCACGTCCTCCACCAGGACAGCGGCCTGGGCTACAAGGACTTGGACCTCATCTTCTGCGCCGACCTCAAAGGAGAAGCCGAATTTCAGACTGTGAAGGACGTGGTGTTGGACTGCCTCTTGGATTTCTTACCCGAGGGGGTGAATAAGGAGAAGATCACGCCTCTCACACTCAAG GAGGCTTATGTACAGAAAATGGTGAAAGTATGCAATGATTCAGACCGATGGAGTCTTATCTCCCTGTCCAACAACAGTGGCAAAAACGTGGAGCTGAAATTTGTGGACTCTCTGAGGCGGCAGTTTGAATTCAGTGTCGATTCCTTTCAAATCAAGCTGGActccctgctgcttttttatgAGTGCTCAGAGAATCCGATGACTGAAACTTTTCACCCAACTATCATTGGCGAGAGCGTTTATGGGGATTTCCAGGAAGCCTTTGATCACCTCTGCAACAAGATAATTGCCACCAGAAACCCAGAAGAAATCAGAGGAGGTGGTCTTCTGAAGTACTGCAACCTTTTGGTAAGGGGCTTTAGGGCAGCCTCTGAATCTGAAATTAAATCCCTGCAGAGATACATGTGTTCGAGGTTTTTCATTGACTTCTCAGACATTGGCGAACAGCAGAGAAAGCTGGAGTCCTACTTGCAGAACCACTTTGTGGGATTAGAAGACCGCAAGTATGACTATCTCATGACCCTGCACGGTGTGGTGAATGAGAGCACAGTGTGCCTGATGGGACATGAGAGGAGACAGACTCTGAATCTGATCACCATGCTGGCCATCCGGGTCCTAGCCGAGCAAAATATCATCCCCAACGTGGCCAATGTCACCTGCTATTACCAGCCAGCCCCATACGTAGCAGATGCCAACTTCAGCAATTACTATATTGCCCAGGTTCAGACGGTGTTCCCTTGCCAGCAGCACACATACTCTACTTGGCTGCCCTGTAATTAA
- the TENT5A gene encoding terminal nucleotidyltransferase 5A isoform X2, whose amino-acid sequence MADDEKAGGSSADGGESAHCNVLSWEQVQRLDRILSETIPIHGRGNFPTLAMQPRQIVKVVRSRLEEKGIGLRDVRLNGSAASHVLHQDSGLGYKDLDLIFCADLKGEAEFQTVKDVVLDCLLDFLPEGVNKEKITPLTLKEAYVQKMVKVCNDSDRWSLISLSNNSGKNVELKFVDSLRRQFEFSVDSFQIKLDSLLLFYECSENPMTETFHPTIIGESVYGDFQEAFDHLCNKIIATRNPEEIRGGGLLKYCNLLVRGFRAASESEIKSLQRYMCSRFFIDFSDIGEQQRKLESYLQNHFVGLEDRKYDYLMTLHGVVNESTVCLMGHERRQTLNLITMLAIRVLAEQNIIPNVANVTCYYQPAPYVADANFSNYYIAQVQTVFPCQQHTYSTWLPCN is encoded by the exons ATGGCAGACGATGAGAAGGCCGGCGGGAGTTCCGCGGACGGCGGCGAGAGCGCGCACTGCAAcgtgctgagctgggagcaaGTGCAGCGTCTGGACCGCATCCTCAGCGAAACCATCCCCATCCACGGCCGCGGTAACTTCCCCACGCTGGCCATGCAGCCTCGGCAGATCGTCAAGGTGGTGCGGAGCCGGCTGGAAGAGAAGGGCATCGGCCTGCGGGACGTGCGGCTGAACGGCTCGGCCGCCAGCCACGTCCTCCACCAGGACAGCGGCCTGGGCTACAAGGACTTGGACCTCATCTTCTGCGCCGACCTCAAAGGAGAAGCCGAATTTCAGACTGTGAAGGACGTGGTGTTGGACTGCCTCTTGGATTTCTTACCCGAGGGGGTGAATAAGGAGAAGATCACGCCTCTCACACTCAAG GAGGCTTATGTACAGAAAATGGTGAAAGTATGCAATGATTCAGACCGATGGAGTCTTATCTCCCTGTCCAACAACAGTGGCAAAAACGTGGAGCTGAAATTTGTGGACTCTCTGAGGCGGCAGTTTGAATTCAGTGTCGATTCCTTTCAAATCAAGCTGGActccctgctgcttttttatgAGTGCTCAGAGAATCCGATGACTGAAACTTTTCACCCAACTATCATTGGCGAGAGCGTTTATGGGGATTTCCAGGAAGCCTTTGATCACCTCTGCAACAAGATAATTGCCACCAGAAACCCAGAAGAAATCAGAGGAGGTGGTCTTCTGAAGTACTGCAACCTTTTGGTAAGGGGCTTTAGGGCAGCCTCTGAATCTGAAATTAAATCCCTGCAGAGATACATGTGTTCGAGGTTTTTCATTGACTTCTCAGACATTGGCGAACAGCAGAGAAAGCTGGAGTCCTACTTGCAGAACCACTTTGTGGGATTAGAAGACCGCAAGTATGACTATCTCATGACCCTGCACGGTGTGGTGAATGAGAGCACAGTGTGCCTGATGGGACATGAGAGGAGACAGACTCTGAATCTGATCACCATGCTGGCCATCCGGGTCCTAGCCGAGCAAAATATCATCCCCAACGTGGCCAATGTCACCTGCTATTACCAGCCAGCCCCATACGTAGCAGATGCCAACTTCAGCAATTACTATATTGCCCAGGTTCAGACGGTGTTCCCTTGCCAGCAGCACACATACTCTACTTGGCTGCCCTGTAATTAA